The Dreissena polymorpha isolate Duluth1 chromosome 2, UMN_Dpol_1.0, whole genome shotgun sequence nucleotide sequence cacctatccgcctatatattatcagtgggacgaaacgtccaatgccctcctacacaaatatcagtggcacgaactggtagtggcacgaaacgtccagcacccgactaattcacacatgttcattgaactTTAACAGACAAGGCGTTGAAGCGAAAAATGACTAGTTTCTTTTTGcgcacagacggaaataacaatacaaaaataaagaaaagttaaccgttgagtaagaaaaaaaagaaattaaattctGTTTCCAGCTAAATtttcgagaatgtttttgattttgcgagttggtattaaagctgctcgcaatgttttacaagtagaaaaaaagttaaattcgagccctgtatATGCAAAACACAAAACAAGGCATACAGCATCGCGATGAGTGCCATATAAATCCAAACAAACCCCCAATATGCACACTAAAgagaaacaaacaaatatttgcatTTGCCAGATTTTAGGGAAAATGTTTGAGCATATTAACATGTGAATGTGCATAAATGCATAACAAAGTGTTTTTGACAAGTGCTATTACAATAGCTGCTTTACATTGAATTTGGACACAATTCCATTGTTACTTGTCTTAATACGCTTTGGGACAAGCTGGACACAACAAAAGTTTTCCATATAACCTGTAGATGGACTCTCAAAAACAGCAAGCAAACTCTTACCTGCTTTCAAGATGAGGTGAAAACATGTTGTTCATTTAACAGGGTACCTTCATTCATACAGCAAATATCACGCTGAAGAAGTTGCCAATTTTTATTTCAACCTGATGTAGACATGGAAGAAGACCCAACcacaactgaaaataaaatcatgtaaGCTATCAAACATACGAGATAGTGTACAGTAGGTAGTGGAGTAGTGCCacaaaacaagagggtcatgatggctcTTCAGCGATGAATTCATGTACACAATTGTtaaagacttgacctggtgatctagtgTTTGATACCACTTGACCTTGTGATCTAGTGTTTGATACCACTTGACTTGGTGATCTAGTGTTTGATACCacttgacctggtgatctagtgTTTGATACCacttgacctggtgatctagtgTTTGATAACacttgacctggtgatctagtgTTTGATACCACTTGACACATATTCAGACAGGACCTTTATATTGTCAAGATTTCTGAGCCATTCATGTGGCCTTAAGAGTGGCAGGCCTTTTCCTTGCCATTTTAGGTAAAATGCAATTGTTGCAGTGGGAAATTTTAcatgaaaagaacaattatttagGAAAACTACCAGAAGATACCGTTTATAAGGTGCGATTTGTTGTCTCCAAATTTCACATTAAAAAGTTTgtgcgcgttatacattgataaaacgctatcctggctgctaaattgcaaaacaaattgtttgttattgTATTACAAGGCCACCATTTTTGGCTAGAAAAATACACCCTATAATCTTTCAGACTAACGGGCTGTTGTGGAAACAACAAAAAGTCGGTAACAGCAGACATTACaaggtttttttggcccgattttatagccgaaattcggctatgttcccaatcctaaaaagtatacttttttcccaaatgtggcaaaaaaatcccaatttccaaaaaaaaaaaaaaaaaaaatttttttttttttttttttttttttaaataagtctaatgcgtattttatctcaatttaaattcaattacatctaacaaagttttatatgaatttgttcttttaatttgaatgattataaagagttatatcaaatttagtatttccctaatcagtggacttttcatgtggaaaaaaggctaatgaatttattttcccaatttcatgaaaatgccaataaaattcccaattccaaagccatgggctatcttcccaaaaagtggagaaaaaaaacctgcatgAATTGCTTAGCAACAGTTTTCACCACAAATATAATGTTTGactaaaatatgcaaacatttttttttgtgtttgtgcacttctacATTTGAAGCTTAAGTTGGGCTGGTAAAGGTAGGTGTCAACGAGGTTTTTGTAGGTAACAGGGACTTCTCAGTGTTTTCCTGGATTGTCCAGGTTGTTGGCACCTTTATTGAACATCACATTCACGCCTGTGAAAAATGACCACACTTGTCCAACATAAAAGATGATTGAATACGCATTCTTTACACGGAATTCATGAGGACTGTTACTCTCTTGctagaaaaataaaacaagagcctgcataacgggtgccaaggcTCAGCTGCAGATgcagttttgaatgaatgaaagcttgtcaatttttattttttttttttttaaggtcacagtgaccttgacctttaacctagttaCTCATAAATGGGTGTGACGCCAAGAAaccatcaaggtgcatctacatatgaagctTCAAAGTTGGAactggaagcactttgatttaagagccaatgttaaggttttaacacGACGCGGAAGGCGGACAGATGCCGGACGGTGGGCGCCAgcagcggacgacgagctggctatgacaatacccaAGGTTTTCTCCGGAAACAGCCAAACTAGAAATCAAAACATCACCCTGAAATAAACATGACGTTCTTTCCAATGAAAAACgaaaatcatgagaatgatagTCTACATAGTCAAGGGTCACCactaaataaattacaacttctaataaacagctgcgccatgagcgcatgatacgcccgtcgttcgccaatgaagtagtaaggtaataaataaccctttgaatcatttttttacttcagtttatttgtatttgaatacatggtttattttataagtacatgagcatggagcgccgtctccttgacattcataccatatctttttttgagtatatgtatgcatttctttagaggatatggagttgaagtaaacctgttatagatattttgaccaataataaaagagaaatgtagatgggtaagtggtagtgtacaattggaatagaaaaaagctcaccttgttcaatttttcagggatactaaaaaaaaaaaaaaaaaatccatcgaaggatatttgagctacagtaggacattcaatgaaatgacgaaattttgacgaacaaagtcccataactctggaacgacaattcagaattccgtcaaaaacgaaaggggatcagggtttatcaatattaagattgtgttgaaatttgaaaaaaatccatcaaaggatatttgagctacagtaagacattcaatgaaatcacgaaattttgacgaacaaagtcccataactctggaacgacaattcagaattccgtcaaaaacgaaaggggatcagggtttatcaatattaagattgtgttaaaatttgaagaaaatctgtcaaaggatatttgacgtagcgtacgacattaacagacggacggacggacgcggggtataccataatacgtcccgtcatagacgggcgtataaaaattgaaaaacactaACTTTCCAGCATTATCCAGGTTATTTGTTAAAGGCATGATGCTATGAAGACGGCCTAGGGATCCTAGGGAAGTAAGGGATAGAGACCCCATTACCAAACCTTTTCTTAAATGCCATTCTAAGCAGAATACAATTATGTACTAAACAAGATATGTCACGTATAAACCATGAAAGAACTTGCCACAAATCAAATTgactgtttttgcaattttgtttcaggctgttttctagtggaatgtaacctttttcagtgcaatgtttcaGGCTTCCTGAAAACAGAAAAGTCACCAAAGTCACCAAAaatgcctgtcaaccggacaggctgatggaaaagttagcctgtccggacaaaaattcacctgaccgaacagcaTGAGATCATAATTGAATaattaagtaaagtttaactcatattcaTTGGAATGTGCAGCCTGGGTTAAGTACACTTGAtcaagtaaaacaaaacacgCGTTTTAGTGACTACAGTGTAATAACAgtatgatggacaacagctttaaattctagtcagactcaaaggaaaatatatatttttatagggATGCATGTAATAGGCTATTTTAGCAGATTTATGTCTGGGGACAAGAAGGCCTCACATAAAAATGCTTAATTTACGAAGATTTTCAGGGGATTGAAAATGCTTTAAttatcatggacgaaccatctttcgaacctcttaatttttgacacgtCAATTTGACtcaaatttaatattgaaaatagtgaaacatatttataagtactctatttgataaataacttgtttcttcaTGGCTGGCAATTTTAATtgctatgtaaatcctcttttgataacagatttttgcaagtttccagcacatgcatatcatgtaaaactatcatAGCCGCCCAAACAAcgagtacctgctttcgaacccttaagtgtacaacattaaaaataaataagtcacatgttttgaccatggtcacgtgacttatTGCAGCAGTGGAAATGTGTTTATTGTCAAGCATTGTTGAGAACAAAAAAAAGAccatgtttttatagtttttaagGAAAATCCTTCTATATGTAAAAAGCATCAAGAAATACAATGATTTTTACGAGTTTTATGATTTATCTACTTATTCTAACTGTTTTTGACACATTTTCTTCAATTTGCCGCTACGAGCGAGTGGGCGTAAACAAATTACTTATACACAAAAAAAGGTGATGTAATGCGCGAGCACGCATgctcataaaatgtaaacaaatgaagggttcgaaaagaggtgaggttcgagaagaggtactTTAACGATACGAAGATTTTCAGATGATTGAAAAGAATCGTGTTCATCTCACATGTTTAACTCGCAGATTTCAACAAGACCCTGCTCATGTGCATTCTTGGTTCCGAAGTAAATTGTGATGTTTCCATTATCCCCTTTAAATGTTTACAGTTTCGCTTCATATTGATTGTTTTGATATGGCACAGTAATATGTCAGACCAATGAAATTAACGTAGTCGAAAAcacaacaaagggagagcactcttaagAACTAGTTACGCTatagtgttcttaatgacacaAAGGCAAGAAATCCACGAAAATAGTGATTTAAATGGGGGAGTTTTCCTTCTATTGGCAAGTATTTGACTTCGGTATTTAGTCATAAATAgtggtatcgggtccgttcgccctagttacacgttcgccctgggtccgttcgccctgggtccgttcgccctgggtccgttcgccctgggttcgttcgccctatattatcatgtgcatatcagggtatgaacagttgatttttcacacatataagcaagtttgaaccttaagttttcattaattaatatagtaagcaattagtgaaaataactggcctttgttacaaacacgcttatgAGTTAAAGAGCGCCGTTTTGATTTTTCACCAACACCGTTGCCGCTGATCTCGAGCCGTTGGGCAACTCGACATCTATAAATGAATCATCTGCCGCCGCTGATCTCGAGCCGTTGGGCAACTCGACATCTATAAATGAATCATCTGCCGCCGCTGATCTAGAACCAGAACCGTTGGATGGGACATTCAACATAACGCGACGTGACAATATCGAAGTGACAATGGAACCGACAGAGACAGCACTTGCAGAGCCTGAATTGCCGGACACAATGACAGAAGATGTTCCTATAACTTTCACCATGCTTGAGAACGGCAGTAAACGAGGCGGCCGATTGCTGGTGTCTAGCAACGGATATTCTTACGGCATGAAGGTACGATAACGCtttattaatgaatatgaattttaaataacaatatacaaaattgtgtattattttataatattcataCGGCCTGAAAGTACTTAATTTACGAGAACGCTTCATTAATgattatgaatttcataaaatgtgctTAACTATATTATACTCGATTGCCATGTAAGATAATACACATAATTCCAGAATGCGAACAAGAGTTCCACACTCTGGCGGTGTAGCGTGCGAAGCAAAAAGATGCGATGTCACGCGACAGTCTTACAGAAAGGCAGTGACTTTCGTCTATGCTCCAATGCGCACGACAGTCTTACAGAAAGGCAGTGACTTTCGTCTATGCTCCAATGCGCACGTGCACCCAGCGGACCAGAAGCTTCCTCTTCGAGCGAAGTCTTCCACCATTGTAAGTTATTGTACATGCAACgtaatgttttaacatatttaaattattcattaaaacatgagacgacaatttcagcttttatggaatttttcgtttaaatgaactgcacaggctaatctgggacaacactttacacacatgcattattcccattAAAGCATTATCgcatttatgttttgttatagGTCAAACAGCGTATCAAGGAACAGCCTCATGCCCGGGCAATGGATATTGTGGCTGATGTCATGTCGGACATTACTAACGATGAGCAGTTCCTGGCCCCGAAGCAGAAGCTGATGAAGCGCACTGCCAACAAGTTTCGGGCGAAGCATAGGCCATCTGAACTGACAGACTTGAATTTTGATGTAAGTAAACAAAGTTGAAACTTAAGCTGCCCAAACAGCACAGTAAGCATAAATGCAACCGTGTTCAAACGCAACcttgtatgtattatttaaaacttTTTAGACAACAGTCTAggtttacatgtttttgtttcaggTCGATATGGACTACCTGAAGTGTCACAACTTCTTGATTGCTGATCTTCGTGTTGACGAGCAACGACATCTTGTGTTCGCTACGCAATTCCAATTGAATCTGTTGCAGAACGCGACACGATGGTTCATGGACGGAACGTTCAAGGTACGAAGCGAaggaacataattatattaacttcttaataaatgttcttttaaGTATTACAATCGGTTAATGCATTAGAAAACATAAGCagaaaatgcatgtgtgtgttttgttttgcttCAGGTAGTGAAAGACCCGTTCAAGAGCAGTGGCCAGCTGTTAAGCATTCATCCACAAGGACGGGAAGCTGAAGCAGTTGCCACTTGTGTTCGCACTGATGTCGCGGAAAACGGAGGCCTATTATGTCGCTGTTCTGCGCGCCATCCGTGACAGGGTTCCAAACTTGTCAGTTGAAAACGTCGTCCTGGACTTTGAGAAAGGTGAGagcaaagaaaaaacaaaatgtatttttgtattaagtaagatataaaacttaaaacaaacaaatcattgataatttaaaatttaaatacattttagaatTTTTTGCTCTACTTACAGCTGCATGGAAAGGGATCCGCGAAGTATTTCCTTTAGTAAGCATAAAAGGTTGTGTCTTCCACAAGGGGCAGTccaggggtttttttttactaagaaagtgacgccgatattcggcgtcttcccctaccagaatttttccccttaaaatacaatttccccaccaaaaatatcatttttcaccaaaatataatattttctctcaaagaaatgtttatttttccttggggcattcgacaattatccaatttgcaccatgtacaacgaattcgcgctctctctctccagacgaacacacaacatctgggaatcccagttattctaaatatagctcttaaataacgtcatgtaaactgggcaactaatcgtaataatcatgtgactattttactggataccggtcttgcgccagaagggtgtttcgtcaattaattaccggaaaccagtcgaattttcatccgggctatgtgcaagccgaggtataaacgtgaaaaaagaaaaaaatatctcacaattagcgttcttacacaaacaaaataaaacattcgaactcggaagatactgcacgcatcgaggcattttttaagaaagaatcatcgaaaaccgttataacccagcaggattccgaggtaatcaacatcgaacattgtgaaagtgaaagtagacaatcggcagctgccgctcctttcccttccaatactgtagcaaatcaagatcgtcaacccattcatcatgaaattgaaatcacaaaattgacatcatcccccggccccagtacaaaaatatagttgaaaacatttcccattattagatctacacctgcaactttattaaggacttttactttaatacctgttaaatgtgtttaagatcAAAAGGAtagagacaagtctcttttgataagttatagacattgaaatgaacagtctttattttttcccctaatatctctcattcgcactctttttttcccctttcacccagcgtccagcgtcttcccctttctctaaaaaaaaacccctgcagTCTGTGTGGCGGAAAGTACGAGTTAGGCTCCCCACCGCCTACCGAACCAACCAGGCCATCCACCAGTATATTTGGCAGTTGATGGCGTTGCCGTTCCTGCCTGCCGGACACATAACCGAGACGTTCCATTAGCTTCAGGCCCGTGCAAACTCCGTCCAACTGACGCAGCTAGTGGACTACGTCAATCGTCAATGGATAATTAACGCCATCTTTCGGGTTGAAGATTGGAGCGTCTTCAGGCGTTCAATTAGAACAAATAATGATGTAGAAGGTAATTGCAATATACAAttgatttcatttttattttattataca carries:
- the LOC127866844 gene encoding uncharacterized protein LOC127866844 codes for the protein MRTTVLQKGSDFRLCSNAHVHPADQKLPLRAKSSTIVKQRIKEQPHARAMDIVADVMSDITNDEQFLAPKQKLMKRTANKFRAKHRPSELTDLNFDVDMDYLKCHNFLIADLRVDEQRHLVFATQFQLNLLQNATRWFMDGTFKVRSEGT